A genomic region of Antennarius striatus isolate MH-2024 chromosome 16, ASM4005453v1, whole genome shotgun sequence contains the following coding sequences:
- the svilc gene encoding supervillin has protein sequence MDADDDPEPRSERIARYKAERRRELADLYGNAEERPTKWVRRDGRGGHDPVAPGTPDPEGHGGEGVNGRTPGVRNGMGADGGLGRQGSQDSPGEGGVAPPGPDAPLLHTRVSVGRLRSVLLQQKDGGEPENDTPSSSLDLAVKPDSDAGRRRARRYLKDGTGGGRKTSERFRTQPITAEEMEETGLLAADGEKNSQADVKTDDRAQMSVAAKMSLFKELEKSATPEAFLKPRPGGAGHERRSRRGNDHRFLTQPITCEEIVAISPSGVTCPGAAPQPEPELGEDGDESCKLSMSEKLALFNKLSLPTRPGGGPTDGPPERRRQKGARYRTQPITVEELQKAPVQLPALCLAPHLSDRQQASSVNLKPSELRLAAAAVAPPSRDPEPALRGILKKPSLGGPKWSQTEVGPEQNGGDSQEARGETPTPPPRRERRPLVDGGSTPAAPWRQRARSRKETIAGAPTGASSDPKGGDSRTGPPEQSKKQEDLPNFSQEEPVGPRSWGPVFASVYSSCPPQYVMCFNQTNLSFEAQEVSSPTKTLAPPLWRQKATEAEDDLRMEETDGTKGEESGRSGEADLRRNDAFPGEGVAIEAPASTFEGEVKEEAPADESNMIDIGFYGDQPLPSACEPPPCGGVSASESEGRDLGIVFLTNAPMLTSAVAEHRRSVRPSRRTQGSRNPLRALAARDDITQDYMGGRASSASEERIQSERKSKNSSGSHLPEPGGADEPPPPFSNLMLLHVKGRRHVQVRLVEPSARSLNSGDCYLLVTPENCVLWSGEFANQQEKTKASELASSIQTLGDLGCRASRVVRLEEGLNCDGSSASDFWSLLGGRTQYRGAGADEEDELYEGGVVESNCVYRLVGDRLVPQEDAWAAAPSVALLDSAQVLVFDFGSEVYLWVGRDAPPGGGRVALQLTQQLWAGSYDYSNCRVNPLDPTRRNASEPPQGEGRPGWALLGCVAEGNETTLFKEKFHDWTSGKEVCLAIEETQCPPTPPPSSDPLSACDVKALLSGRDDSIRTVLAGVDVRRGHGVITLEEEEEEGGRRRVEMETVAVDTWHVQEFDDCEVPVETDGQLHQGDSYVIRWTYRFNAADETNGAGESSGGREENSALFLWRGCGSGVSGRGTAAFLSIGMKDGQQPQVVVPQGNEPPCFLQLFRGGLVVHRGRREDQANAGWRLFCVRGELPEEASLLEVERSCAGLRSRGAAVLLNSQQGVLYLWNGCKAQRSSREVSRRAVERLTQSCPAALGFSRSDPVGVRVQVVEEGAEPADFWAALGSMDRKAYDCMLQDPGQYHFTPRLFHLSSASGSFRVEELQSPARMPGVVMAMPFVQESLSSVPQPALFLLDNHLEVYLWQSRQPEDVGGSGPRLEERRCALQTALRYCDEMNPRRPPQAYLIQEGAEPLTFTNVFPHWERRLGPPSQDDSGRVKLTSVRDALAQLMTTHYPLEELLRTPLPEGVDPQRLEVYLSDQDFQTILEMKRDEYESLPSWKQIDLKKSKGLLC, from the exons ATGGACGCCGACGACGACCCGGAGCCCAGGTCGGAGCGGATCGCCCGCTACAAAGCCGAGAGGAGGCGAGAGCTGGCCGATCTCTACGGCAACGCCGAGGAGCGTCCCACCAAGTGGGTGAGGAGGGACGGGAGGGGGGGTCACGACCCCGTGGCCCCCGGGACACCTGACCCTGAAGGTCACGGCGGCGAGGGAGTCAACGGCCGGACGCCAGGAGTCCGGAACGGGATGGGAGCAGACGGCGGCCTGGGGAG gcagGGTTCCCAGGATTCTCCTGGGGAGGGGGGCGTCGCCCCTCCTGGACCCGACGCCCCGCTGCTCCACACCCGGGTGTCGGTGGGCCGGCTGAGGAGcgtcctcctgcagcagaaggACGGGGGCGAGCCGGAGAACGA tactccctcctcctctctggatCTGGCGGTGAAGCCGGACTCGGACGCCGGCCGCAGACGCGCCCGCCGGTACCTCAAGGACGGGACGGGCGGCGGCCGCAAGACCAGCGAGCGCTTCAGGacgcagccaatcacagcggaggagatggaggagacggG GCTGCTGGCGGCAGACGGAGAGAAGAACAGTCAAG CTGACGTGAAAACAGACGACCGCGCCCAGATGAGCGTCGCAGCCAAGATGTCTTTGTTTAAG GAACTGGAGAAGTCCGCCACCCCCGAGGCCTtcctgaagccccgcccagGTGGCGCCGGTCACGAGCGCAGGTCGCGCCGCGGCAACGACCATCGCTTCCTGACGCAGCCAATCACCTGCGAGGAAATCGTGGCGATCAG CCCGTCTGGGGTCACGTGTCCCGGCGCCGCCCCCCAGCCAGAACCAGAGCTGGGGGAGGACGGCGACGAGAGCTGCAAGCTCAGCATGAGCGAGAAGCTGGCCCTCTTCAACAAACTGTCCCTCCCGACGAGGCCGGGGGGCGGCCCCACCGACGGGCCCCCGGAGAGGCGGCGGCAGAAGGGGGCGCGGTACCGGACGCAGCCAATCACGGTGGAGGAG CTCCAGAAGGCCCCCGTCCAGCTACCGGCCCTTTGTCTGGCCCCCCACCTCTCCGACAGACAACAGGCGTCGTCCGTCAACCTGAAACCCAGCGAGCTCCGcctggcggcggcggccgtCGCCCCCCCGAGCCGCGACCCCGAGCCGGCCCTGAGAGGGATCCTGAAGAAGCCGTCGTTGGGGGGGCCCAAGTGGAGCCAGACAGAGGTCGGGCCGGAACAGAACGGAGGAGACTCCCAGGAAGCAAGGGGGGAGACTCCGACGCCGCCGCCTCGGCGTGAGCGGCGCCCTCTGGTGGACGGAGGCTCGACGCCCGCCGCCCCCTGGAGGCAGAGGGCGCGATCCCGGAAGGAAACCATCGCCGGCGCTCCGACCGGCGCCTCCTCGGATCCGAAGGGGGGGGACAGCCGGACCGGACCACCGGAGCA gtCGAAGAAGCAGGAAGATCTTCCAAACTTCTCTCAGGAGGAGCCCGTCGGCCCCCGCTCCTGG GGGCCCGTCTTTGCCTCTGTCTATTCTAGCTGTCCGCCGCAGTATGTCATGTGTTTCAACCAG ACGAATCTGTCCTTCGAGGCCCAGGAGGTGTCGTCCCCCACAAAGaccctggctccgcccctctgGAGGCAGAAG GCGACGGAAGCGGAGGACGATCTTCGGATGGAGGAGACCGACGGAACCAAGGGGGAGGAGTCGGGGCGTTCAGGTGAGGCAG ATTTGCGCCGGAACGACGCGTTTCCTGGCGAAGGCGTCGCCATCGAAGCTCCAGCTTCCACGTTTGAAG GTGAGGTGAAAGAAGAGGCGCCGGCGGACGAATCCAACATGATCGATATCGGTTTCTACGGCGACCAGCCGCTCCCCTCCGCCTGCGAGCCGCCGCCGTGCGGAGGCGTGTCCGCCTCGGAGAGCGAGGGGCGTGACCTGGGTATCGTCTTCCTGACCAACGCGCCCAT GTTGACCTCGGCCGTGGCGGAGCATCGGCGCTCCGTGCGCCCGTCCCGCCGGACTCAGGGCTCCAGGAACCCGCTGAGGGCTCTGGCCGCCCGGGACGACATCACCCAGGACTACATGGGGGGGCGAGCTAGCTCCGCCTCCGAGGAGAGGATCCAATCAGAGAGGA AGTCCAAAAACTCCTCCGGGTCGCACCTCCCCGAACCGGGAGGCGCCGACGAGCCTCCGCCTCCCTTCAGCAACCTGATGCTCCTTCACGTCAAAG GTAGGCGGCATGTCCAGGTGCGTCTGGTGGAGCCCTCGGCGCGTTCCCTGAACAGCGGAGACTGCTACCTGCTGGTGACTCCGGAGAACTGCGTCCTGTGGAGCGGAGAGTTCGCCAACCAGCAGGAGAAGACCAAG GCTTCGGAGCTGGCGTCCTCCATTCAGACCCTGGGGGACCTCGGATGTCGGGCGTCCCGGGTCGTCCGTCTGGAGGAGGGGTTGAACTGCGACGGAAGCTCGGCGTCGGATTTCTGGAGCCTCCTGGGAGGACGGACGCAgtacagag gagccggcGCCGACGAGGAGGACGAGCTCTACGAGGGAGGGGTGGTGGAGTCCAACTGCGTCTACCGGCTGGTGGGGGACCGACTGGTGCCCCAGGAGGACGCCTGGGCCGCCGCCCCCAGCGTCGCCTTGCTGGACTCCGCCCAG gtgttggtgtttgATTTCGGCAGCGAGGTCTACCTGTGGGTGGGGCGGGACGCCCCCCCCGGCGGGGGGCGCGTCGCCCTCCAGCTGACTCAGCAGTTATGGGCCGGCTCTTACGACTACAGCAACTGTCGGGTCAACCCTCTGGATCCCACGCGGCGTAACGCCTCAGAACCGCC GCAGGGGGAGGGGCGTCCCGGCTGGGCGTTGCTCGGCTGCGTCGCCGAGGGAAACGAGACGACTCTGTTCAAAGAGAAGTTCCACGATTGGACGTCCGGGAAGGAAGTCTGTCTCGCCATCGAGGAGACGCAG TGTCCCCCGACTCCGCCCCCGTCATCCGACCCCCTCAGCGCCTGCGACGTCAAGGCTCTCCTGTCGGGTCGGGACGACTCGATACGCACCGTATTGGCGGGCGTGGACGTCCGGCGGGGGCACGGCGTCATcacgctggaggaggaggaggaggagggggggaggcgTCGGGTGGAGATGGAGACGGTTGCCGTGGATACCTGGCACGTGCAGGAGTTCGACGACTGCGAGGTTCCCGTGGAGACGGACGGGCAGCTGCACCAAGGCGACTCCTACGTCATCCGCTGGACGTACCGCTTCAACGCCGCGg ATGAGACGAACGGCGCCGGCGAGTCCAGCGGAGGACGGGAAGAAAACTCCGCCTTGTTCCTGTGGAGGGGGTGTGGCTCTGGTGTCAGTGGGCGGGGCACGGCTGCCTTCCTGTCCATCGGGATGAAGGACGGCCAGCAGCCTCAG GTGGTGGTCCCGCAGGGGAACGAACCTCCTTGTTTCCTGCAGCTCTTCCGGGGGGGTCTGGTCGTCCACCGGGGGAGGCGGGAGGATCAGGCTAACGCAGGTTGGCGTTTGTTCTGCGTGAGGGGGGAGCTCCCTGAGGAGGCGTCCCtcctggaggtggagcgctCCTGCGCCGGCCTCAGGTCCAGGGGGGCCGCAGTTCTCCTCAACAGCCAGCAGGGGGTGCTGTATCTCTGGAACGGCTGCAAAGCTCAGAGGAGCTCCAGGGAGGTCAGCAGGAGGGCGGTGGAACGGCTCACCCAGAG CTGTCCAGCGGCGTTGGGCTTCAGCCGGAGTGACCCGGTGGGGGTGAGGGTGCAGGTGGTGGAAGAAGGGGCAGAACCGGCCGACTTCTGGGCGGCGCTGGGATCGATGGACAGGAAGGCGTACGACTGCATGCTGCAAG ATCCGGGGCAGTACCACTTCACTCCTCGTCTGTTCCACCTGAGCTCCGCCTCCGGGAGCTTCCGGGTCGAGGAGCTGCAGAGTCCGGCCCGGATGCCGGGCGTCGTCATGGCGATGCCCTTCGTCCAGGAGAGTCTGTCCTCCGTGCCTCAGCCGG ccttgtTCCTGCTCGACAACCACCTGGAGGTCTACCTGTGGCAGAGCCGCCAGCCCGAGGATGTGGGGGGCTCCGGCCCCcggctggaggagaggaggtgcgCCCTGCAGACGGCGCTCCGGTACTGTGACG AGATGAACCCCAGACGCCCCCCCCAGGCGTACCTCATccaggagggggcggagcctctcaCCTTCACTAACGTGTTCCCCCACTGGGAGAGGAGGCTGGGGCCCCCGTCACAG GACGACTCGGGGCGGGTGAAGCTGACCTCGGTGCGGGACGCCCTGGCCCAGCTCATGACGACCCATTATCCCCTAGAGGAGCTGCTCCGGACCCCCCTACCTGAAGGCGTGGACCCCCAGCGCCTGGAGGTGTACCTGTCCGATCAGGATTTCCAG ACGATTTTGGAAATGAAGCGGGATGAATACGAGTCCCTCCCCAGCTGGAAGCAAATCGACCTGAAGAAAAGCAAAGGGCTGCTTTGCTAg
- the tmem98 gene encoding transmembrane protein 98 isoform X1 produces the protein MLAPSPRARLQREKRSFQPEEDKRPGELENVGETISLMIRCAAFQPRQSLVLLAGSEVRDSKRSSSSLRHYPTGLRYSLPPPPADEQPFLIRHRPGPASPNLDWTFSRLGKRVAVVGPGVAMETVVIVAIGVLATIFLASFVALVVVCRHRYCHPHNLLYHFDSKPTVDLIGAMETQSEPSELELDDVVITNPHIEAILENEDWIEDASGLVSHCISILKICHTLTEKLVAMTMGSGAKVKAPASLSDIITVAKRISPRVDDVVRSMYPPLDPILLDARATALLLSVSHLVLVTRNACHMSGSMDWIDQSLHAAEDHMVVLREAALASEPERSVPGGADAQREQAI, from the exons ATGTTGGCGCCGTCTCCGCGCGCGCGGCTGCAGAGAGAGAAGCGGAGTTTTCAGCCTGAAGAGGACAAACGTCCCG GTGAGCTGGAGAATGTGGGAGAAACCATTTCATTGATGATCAG GTGTGCCGCGTTTCAACCCAGACAAAGCCTCGTTCTCCTCGCCGGCTCAGAGGTGCGTGATTCCAAACGGTCTTCTTCCTCGCTCCGTCATTACCCAACCGGACTCCGTtattctctcccccccccccccgcagatGAGCAGCCGTTCCTGATCCGGCACAGACCTGGACCCGCCAGTCCGAATCTAGATTGGACCTTTTCTCGCCTTGGAAAACGAGTCGCCGTCGTGGGACCTGGAGTCGCCATGGAGACGGTGGTGATCGTGGCCATCGGGGTGTTAGCCACTATTTTCCTGGCCTCCTTCGTGGCCCTGGTGGTGGTGTGCCGACACCGCTACTGCCACCCTCACAACCTGCTGTACCACTTCGACTCCAA GCCCACCGTCGACCTGATCGGCGCCATGGAGACCCAGAGCGAGCCGTCAGAGCTGGAGCTGGACGATGTCGTCATCACCAACCCTCACATCGAGGCCATCCTGGAGAACGAGGACTGGATAGAGGACGCCTC CGGATTGGTCTCCCACTGCATCTCCATCCTGAAG ATCTGCCACACGCTGACCGAGAAGCTGGTCGCCATGACGATGGGTTCAGGTGCAAAGGTCAAAGCTCCGGCCAGCctgagtgacatcatcacggtCGCCAAACGCATCAGCCCAAG GGTGGACGACGTGGTCCGGTCCATGTACCCCCCCCTGGACCCCATCCTCCTCGACGCCAG GGCCACCGCTCTGCTGCTGTCCGTCAGCCACCTGGTGCTGGTCACCCGTAACGCCTGTCACATGTCCGGCAGCATGGACTGGATCGACCAATCGCTCCACGCCGCCGAGGATCACATGGTGGTTTTGCGGGAGGCGGCGCTGGCGTCCGAGCCGGAGAGGAGCGTCCCCGGGGGGGCTGACGCCCAGAGGGAACAGGCCATCtag
- the tmem98 gene encoding transmembrane protein 98 isoform X2: METVVIVAIGVLATIFLASFVALVVVCRHRYCHPHNLLYHFDSKPTVDLIGAMETQSEPSELELDDVVITNPHIEAILENEDWIEDASGLVSHCISILKICHTLTEKLVAMTMGSGAKVKAPASLSDIITVAKRISPRVDDVVRSMYPPLDPILLDARATALLLSVSHLVLVTRNACHMSGSMDWIDQSLHAAEDHMVVLREAALASEPERSVPGGADAQREQAI, encoded by the exons ATGGAGACGGTGGTGATCGTGGCCATCGGGGTGTTAGCCACTATTTTCCTGGCCTCCTTCGTGGCCCTGGTGGTGGTGTGCCGACACCGCTACTGCCACCCTCACAACCTGCTGTACCACTTCGACTCCAA GCCCACCGTCGACCTGATCGGCGCCATGGAGACCCAGAGCGAGCCGTCAGAGCTGGAGCTGGACGATGTCGTCATCACCAACCCTCACATCGAGGCCATCCTGGAGAACGAGGACTGGATAGAGGACGCCTC CGGATTGGTCTCCCACTGCATCTCCATCCTGAAG ATCTGCCACACGCTGACCGAGAAGCTGGTCGCCATGACGATGGGTTCAGGTGCAAAGGTCAAAGCTCCGGCCAGCctgagtgacatcatcacggtCGCCAAACGCATCAGCCCAAG GGTGGACGACGTGGTCCGGTCCATGTACCCCCCCCTGGACCCCATCCTCCTCGACGCCAG GGCCACCGCTCTGCTGCTGTCCGTCAGCCACCTGGTGCTGGTCACCCGTAACGCCTGTCACATGTCCGGCAGCATGGACTGGATCGACCAATCGCTCCACGCCGCCGAGGATCACATGGTGGTTTTGCGGGAGGCGGCGCTGGCGTCCGAGCCGGAGAGGAGCGTCCCCGGGGGGGCTGACGCCCAGAGGGAACAGGCCATCtag